TCATCAAGGACGTAGCCCTCGATGCCAACCAGCTCTGGATGAGATGCCCTTATAACCTTTGCTTTCAGCCCTATGAGCTCGTGCCAGAGTATGTTTTTTGCCGTTACTCGACCTCTATGAGCTCCTCTGAAAATCCAAGTTCTGCCAGCAATTTCTTGACCCTCTCTCTGTGGTCTCCCTGGAGCTCGATCTTTCCATTCTTTACGGTTCCGCCGCATGCCAGCTTCGCCTTCAGATTTTTTG
This is a stretch of genomic DNA from Thermococcus zilligii AN1. It encodes these proteins:
- a CDS encoding ribonuclease P protein component 1 codes for the protein MRRNRKEWKDRAPGRPQREGQEIAGRTWIFRGAHRGRVTAKNILWHELIGLKAKVIRASHPELVGIEGYVLDETRNTLTILGDRVWTVPKDVAEFEFETAAGKIRVNGINLVGRPEMRLKKRWRK
- the yciH gene encoding stress response translation initiation inhibitor YciH, whose protein sequence is MLFKEVLKEQQRIRVYVEKARYGKLKTIIEGIDEKEFDLNDIAKNLKAKLACGGTVKNGKIELQGDHRERVKKLLAELGFSEELIEVE